A genome region from Trueperaceae bacterium includes the following:
- a CDS encoding SUMF1/EgtB/PvdO family nonheme iron enzyme, whose protein sequence is MEVPAGAFVMGTDAPVYPSDGEAPARRVAVGRFAIDRTPVRHAAFARFVADAGYVTDAERHGGAFVFFDLVAADDAADAVVVPGLPWWRYVPGADWAHPFGPSRRAEDRDDHPVVHVSWRDAAAYAAWAGGRLPTEREWEYAGHGGRGADRAEPYPWGDVLEPGGRHHANVWQGAFPEHDAALDGFHGTSPVGAFPANGYGLVDVIGNVWEWTADRFGDGALRVRKGGSYLCHASSCARYRLPARSGGAEDDAAGNVGFRVAYDLA, encoded by the coding sequence GTGGAGGTACCCGCCGGCGCGTTCGTGATGGGGACCGACGCGCCGGTGTACCCGAGCGACGGCGAGGCCCCGGCCCGGCGGGTGGCGGTCGGTCGCTTCGCGATCGACCGGACGCCCGTCCGGCACGCCGCCTTCGCGCGCTTCGTGGCGGACGCCGGGTACGTCACCGACGCCGAACGCCACGGCGGCGCGTTCGTCTTCTTCGACCTCGTCGCCGCCGACGACGCCGCGGACGCCGTCGTCGTGCCCGGCCTGCCCTGGTGGCGCTACGTGCCGGGCGCGGATTGGGCGCACCCGTTCGGGCCGTCGCGGCGCGCCGAGGACCGCGACGACCACCCGGTCGTGCACGTCTCCTGGCGCGACGCCGCCGCCTACGCCGCGTGGGCGGGGGGACGCCTCCCGACCGAGCGGGAGTGGGAGTACGCCGGGCACGGCGGGCGGGGGGCGGACCGCGCGGAGCCGTACCCCTGGGGTGACGTCCTTGAGCCGGGTGGCCGCCACCACGCAAACGTCTGGCAGGGCGCGTTCCCGGAGCACGACGCCGCGCTCGACGGCTTTCACGGCACGTCCCCCGTCGGGGCGTTCCCCGCCAACGGCTACGGCCTCGTGGACGTCATCGGGAACGTCTGGGAGTGGACCGCCGACCGGTTCGGGGACGGTGCGCTCCGCGTCCGCAAGGGCGGCAGCTACCTGTGCCACGCGAGCTCCTGTGCGCGCTACCGCCTGCCCGCCCGGAGCGGCGGCGCGGAGGACGACGCGGCCGGCAACGTCGGGTTCCGCGTGGCGTACGACCTGGCGTAG
- a CDS encoding rhodanese-like domain-containing protein translates to MKKFFVILVSALFATAAIAQVESTPAADRMYEVVQEAANEGWMQIGVEDAADYIFDVMPVVVDVRTQDEWDDGHLEGAVHFPVQTIGEYLDEMPADKDTPILVYCAAGTRGFWATAYIASLGYNNVTNMRGGIRAWQEAGFPTTN, encoded by the coding sequence ATGAAAAAGTTCTTCGTCATTCTCGTCAGTGCCCTGTTCGCCACGGCCGCCATCGCGCAGGTCGAGTCCACCCCCGCCGCCGACCGCATGTACGAGGTCGTGCAGGAGGCCGCCAACGAAGGCTGGATGCAGATCGGCGTCGAGGACGCCGCCGACTACATCTTCGACGTCATGCCGGTCGTCGTCGACGTCCGCACGCAGGACGAGTGGGACGACGGCCACCTCGAGGGCGCCGTGCACTTCCCCGTCCAGACGATCGGCGAGTACCTCGACGAAATGCCGGCCGACAAGGACACCCCGATCCTCGTGTACTGCGCCGCCGGCACGCGCGGCTTCTGGGCCACGGCGTACATCGCGTCGCTCGGCTACAACAACGTCACGAACATGCGGGGCGGCATCCGCGCCTGGCAGGAAGCCGGCTTCCCCACCACGAACTGA
- a CDS encoding phosphate-starvation-inducible PsiE family protein, which yields MTVAVRRIEQAIAAAVVVVLTLGVVLVLMNVVTQLWEGFRFGLDGYDLTKLLSEALLALMIAEIIASVASLYERRTLEARPLLVIGIIASIRRLLVISAEAADFIAQGGTVPTSMLVELGILTVAVGVFAWSMRQVDGGAGTVERPA from the coding sequence ATGACGGTCGCCGTGCGCCGCATCGAACAGGCGATCGCCGCGGCGGTCGTCGTCGTCCTCACCCTCGGTGTGGTGCTGGTCCTCATGAACGTCGTGACGCAGTTGTGGGAGGGGTTTCGCTTCGGGTTGGACGGCTACGACCTGACGAAACTGTTGTCCGAAGCGCTGCTCGCGTTGATGATCGCGGAGATCATCGCGTCCGTCGCGTCGCTGTACGAACGCCGGACCCTCGAGGCGCGCCCGTTGCTCGTGATCGGCATCATCGCCAGCATCCGGCGCTTGCTCGTGATCAGCGCCGAAGCCGCCGACTTCATCGCGCAGGGCGGGACCGTCCCCACCTCGATGCTCGTCGAGCTCGGCATCCTGACGGTCGCCGTCGGGGTGTTCGCCTGGTCGATGCGGCAGGTCGACGGGGGCGCCGGGACGGTGGAGCGGCCCGCCTGA
- a CDS encoding 4Fe-4S dicluster domain-containing protein yields the protein MTRYAMSIDLSACVGCSACSVACTMENDVPVGNHRLWIRNTTVGTFPNLTVEFRPEQCLHCENPPCVPVCPTGCCYVTDDGIVDIDAHQCIACGACIAACPYDARSMHPDGYVTKCNFCRHRLEEGKLPACVETCPTLCRSFGDLDDPNSAVSIAIREADRVDVLRPEQGTGPNLYYLNAPASYGLTSTIWDVKEEEGAH from the coding sequence ATGACCCGCTACGCGATGTCGATCGACCTGTCCGCGTGCGTGGGCTGTTCGGCCTGCTCGGTCGCCTGCACCATGGAGAACGACGTGCCGGTCGGCAACCACCGCCTCTGGATCCGCAACACGACGGTCGGGACGTTCCCGAACCTCACCGTCGAGTTCCGCCCCGAGCAGTGCCTGCACTGCGAGAACCCGCCCTGCGTGCCCGTCTGCCCGACCGGCTGCTGCTACGTCACGGACGACGGCATCGTCGACATCGACGCGCACCAGTGCATCGCCTGCGGCGCCTGCATCGCGGCGTGCCCCTACGACGCGCGCAGCATGCATCCCGACGGGTACGTGACGAAGTGCAACTTCTGTCGCCACCGGCTCGAGGAGGGCAAGCTCCCCGCCTGCGTCGAGACGTGCCCCACCCTTTGCCGGAGTTTCGGGGACCTCGACGACCCGAACAGCGCCGTCTCGATCGCGATTCGTGAGGCGGACCGCGTGGACGTCCTGCGCCCCGAACAGGGCACGGGTCCGAACCTGTACTACCTGAACGCCCCGGCGAGCTACGGCCTGACGAGCACCATCTGGGACGTCAAGGAAGAGGAAGGAGCCCACTGA
- a CDS encoding ROK family transcriptional regulator — MQPRTDLLRHLAREPRTLADLVHLTGASLPTLRRALADLERERLVGVVGREPSRGGRPAQRFGLDPGGALVLGVHLVHPGMRMVAATLTGERLAEHVPELGDLAPGDVATEVARYADAVRARFPDRPLLGVGVATPGFVDPDGGHILSIGRAPGWTHVPLAERLAAATGVRVTLHNDMDALASSDAAATDPDGSLVYVGFGEGLKFALMFDGVPYAGPFGNAGLAPDALLARLGRGDDAALLRVPGLVAAVDGRAAVEGRPRHATRARFDAVLDAYAAGDPDVAPVVGRMIEVLGAETAAVVHLLQPATLVFGAALAGAPAPVADALERTVRASLPPLLDHALHVRPARLVGPASTAVGATHAFVTRYVAQDVPAAGVPT; from the coding sequence ATGCAGCCACGCACCGACCTCCTCCGCCACCTCGCGCGCGAACCGCGCACCCTGGCGGACCTCGTGCACCTCACCGGCGCCAGCCTCCCTACGCTCCGGCGCGCCCTCGCCGACCTCGAGCGCGAGCGGCTCGTCGGCGTCGTCGGGCGCGAACCGTCGCGCGGCGGCCGGCCGGCGCAACGCTTCGGGCTCGACCCGGGCGGCGCCCTCGTCCTGGGCGTGCACCTGGTGCACCCGGGCATGCGGATGGTGGCCGCAACGCTGACCGGCGAACGCCTCGCCGAGCACGTCCCGGAGCTCGGCGACCTCGCTCCGGGCGACGTCGCGACGGAGGTCGCGCGCTACGCCGACGCCGTCCGCGCCCGCTTCCCCGACCGACCGTTGCTCGGCGTGGGGGTCGCGACGCCCGGGTTCGTCGATCCGGATGGCGGCCACATCCTGTCGATCGGGCGGGCCCCCGGGTGGACGCACGTCCCCCTCGCCGAGCGGCTCGCCGCCGCGACCGGCGTGCGCGTGACGCTGCACAACGACATGGACGCCCTCGCGAGCAGCGACGCGGCCGCCACCGACCCCGACGGCAGCCTCGTCTACGTGGGGTTCGGGGAGGGCCTGAAGTTCGCCCTCATGTTCGACGGGGTGCCGTACGCCGGCCCGTTCGGCAACGCCGGCCTGGCGCCCGACGCCCTCCTCGCGCGCCTCGGTCGGGGCGACGACGCGGCGCTGCTGCGCGTGCCCGGGTTGGTGGCCGCGGTCGACGGCCGCGCCGCCGTCGAGGGGCGCCCCCGGCACGCCACCCGGGCGCGCTTCGACGCCGTGCTCGATGCGTACGCCGCCGGCGACCCCGACGTCGCGCCGGTCGTCGGCCGCATGATCGAGGTGCTGGGGGCGGAGACCGCGGCGGTCGTCCACCTGCTGCAGCCCGCGACGCTGGTGTTCGGCGCGGCGTTGGCGGGGGCGCCCGCCCCCGTGGCGGACGCCCTCGAGCGGACCGTCCGCGCCTCCCTCCCGCCGCTGCTCGATCACGCCCTGCACGTCCGACCGGCCCGCCTCGTGGGGCCGGCCAGCACGGCGGTCGGCGCGACCCACGCGTTCGTCACGCGCTACGTCGCGCAGGACGTGCCCGCCGCGGGGGTCCCGACGTGA